One Xiphophorus hellerii strain 12219 chromosome 24, Xiphophorus_hellerii-4.1, whole genome shotgun sequence DNA window includes the following coding sequences:
- the LOC116716254 gene encoding glucagon-1-like, which yields MGPPLPVYKAGREMQVVTQEHQAEELTALFGRKQHKLGTMRSIHCLAGILLVLGFMQVSWQVPLLGTEDSSSFEEDNRLASGPQELSNIKRHSEGTFSNDYSKYLEDRKAQDFVRWLMSNKRSGADKRHADGTFTSDVSSYLKDQAIKDFVAQLKSGQIQKESEMDSLAQTISRRHVDGSFTSDVNKVLDSMAAKEYLLWVMTSKPSGESNKRQDNQ from the exons ATGGGACCTCCTCTTCCAGTATATAAAGCTGGAAGGGAGATGCAAGTGGTTACACAGGAGCACCAAGCAGAGGAACTAACAGCACTGTTtggaaggaaacaacacaag CTTGGAACCATGAGAAGCATCCACTGCTTGGCCGGCATCCTTTTGGTCCTGGGCTTCATGCAAGTCAGCTGGCAGGTTCCTCTACTTGGCACTGAGGACAGCTCAAG TTTTGAGGAAGACAACAGATTAGCCAGCGGGCCCCAGGAGCTGTCGAACATCAAGAGACACTCAGAGGGAACATTTTCCAATGACTACAGCAAATACCTGGAGGACAGGAAGGCCCAAGACTTTGTCCGGTGGTTGATGAGTAACAAGAGGAGCGG TGCCGATAAGCGCCATGCAGACGGAACCTTCACCAGCGACGTCAGCTCCTACCTCAAGGACCAAGCAATCAAAGACTTCGTTGCCCAGCTCAAGTCTGGACAGATCCAAAAAGA ATCGGAAATGGACAGCTTGGCTCAAACGATCAGCAGGAGGCATGTAGATGGAAGCTTCACCAGCGATGTGAACAAGGTGCTGGACTCCATGGCCGCCAAGGAATACTTACTCTGGGTCATGACCTCTAAACCTTCAGGGGAAAG CAACAAACGGCAAGACAACCAATGA